A window of the Vigna angularis cultivar LongXiaoDou No.4 chromosome 3, ASM1680809v1, whole genome shotgun sequence genome harbors these coding sequences:
- the LOC108326267 gene encoding protein NPGR2, whose amino-acid sequence MKCLRSGDSLGGADEVFPSSGSLASATKDFSASEHSCLGEHIDKKPDTGNIEEAESSLRESGVLNYEEARALLGRYEYQKGNIVAALHVFEGIDIGVVTPKIKIALSRSRERRKKHSQNHTEPQMSIHSVGLLLESVFLKAKSLQILERFKEAAQSCKVILDIVESSLPEGLPDNFGAECKLQETLNKAVELLPELWKLADCPREAILSYRRALLHQWNLDAETIAKIQKEFVVFLLYSGGEATPPNLRSQMDGSFVPRNNIEEAILILMILLRKVTLNRIEWDPSILDHLSFALSVSGDLTALANQLEELLPRTITRSERYYTLALCYYGAGRDLIALDFLRKLLRCREDQDHVPGLLMASKICCENCSLAEEGVSFAKRVLQNLDGRCNQQEDHANFFLGVSLSAQSKLAISDSERFKRQSEALHALETAARTRNPLVLYHLSLEYAEQRKLDAALHYAKCCIKLEGSSNIKGWLLLARILSAQKQFLDAESIIDSALDQTGKWDQGDLLRTKAKLQIAQGKLRNAIETYTQLLAVLQIQSKGFGSGKKLYKDNRDRARNLEVEIWHDITYVYISLLQWHDAEVCLSKSKAIKPLSASRCHAIGVMYEAKGHYKEALKSYGNALDIDPGHVLSLVSSAVVLKRCSSHSNPTVKSFLMEALRHDRFNASAWYNLALLHKAEGTASSLVEAAECFQAAHFLEESEPVEPFR is encoded by the exons ATGAAGTGTCTACGGTCAGGAGATTCGTTGGGAGGAGCTGATGAAGTGTTTCCTTCTTCTGGATCTCTTGCAAGTGCAACCAAGGACTTTTCAGCTAGTGAACACTCTTGCTTAGGCGAACACATTGATAAGAAGCCGGACACTGGGAACATAGAAGAAGCTGAATCATCCTTACGTGAGAGTGGTGTCTTGAACTATGAG GAAGCTAGAGCTCTGCTAGGAAGATATGAATATCAGAAAGGAAATATAGTAGCTGCTTTACATGTCTTTGAGGGAATAGACATAGGTGTTGTGACTCCTAAGATCAAAATTGCCCTTTCCAGAAGCAGAGAACGCCGCAAGAAACATTCTCAAAATCATACTGAACCGCAAATGTCTATACATTCTGTTGGCTTATTGTTGGAATCTGTCTTCCTCAAAGCAAAATCTTTGCAGATTCTTGAAAGGTTTAAAG AGGCTGCCCAATCTTGCAAAGTTATTTTGGATATAGTGGAATCTTCATTACCCGAAGGCTTGCCTGATAACTTCGGTGCTGAATGTAAATTACAGGAGACCCTGAACAAGGCAGTTGAGCTGCTTCCAGAATTATGGAAACTTGCTGATTGTCCACGTGAAGCTATTTTGTCTTACCGACGAGCTCTTCTTCATCAATGGAATCTTGATGCAGAGACTATAGCAAAAATTCAGAaagaatttgttgtttttcttctttacaGTGGAGGAGAAGCCACACCGCCCAATCTCCGTTCCCAAATGGATGGCTCATTTGTACCTAGAAATAACATAGAAGAGGCTATACTTATCTTAATGATTTTGTTAAGAAAAGTCACTCTAAATAGAATTGAGTGGGATCCTTCAATTTTAGACCACCTCTCATTTGCTCTTTCAGTTTCTGGAGATTTGACGGCTTTAGCCAATCAATTGGAAGAATTGCTTCCACGGACAATTACTAGAAGTGAAAGGTACTACACTCTAGCTCTTTGTTATTATGGAGCAGGTAGGGATCTGATAGCACTGGATTTTCTCAGAAAGTTGTTGAGGTGTAGAGAGGACCAAGACCATGTTCCTGGTTTGTTAATGGCTTCTAAGATTTGTTGTGAGAACTGTTCTCTTGCAGAAGAAGGAGTAAGCTTTGCCAAGCGAGTGCTTCAGAACTTGGATGGCAGATGTAATCAGCAAGAAGATCATGCTAATTTCTTTCTTGGTGTCTCACTTTCAGCCCAGTCGAAACTGGCTATTTCTGATTCTGAAAGGTTTAAGAGACAATCTGAGGCACTTCATGCCCTAGAAACTGCTGCCAGAACAAGAAACCCCCTTGTACTATACCATCTCAGTCTAGAATATGCAGAACAAAGGAAGTTGGATGCTGCACTTCATTATGCAAAATGCTGCATAAAACTGGAAGGTAGTTCTAACATTAAAGGATGGTTGTTGTTAGCCCGGATATTGTCTGCTCAAAAACAGTTTCTGGATGCCGAATCTATCATCGATTCTGCTTTGGATCAAACTGGAAAATGGGATCAGGGTGATTTGTTGCGAACGAAAGCTAAACTTCAAATTGCACAGGGCAAGTTAAGGAATGCCATTGAGACATATACTCAGCTTCTTGCTGTTCTTCAAATTCAGAGTAAAGGTTTTGGTTCTGGAAAGAAGCTATATAAG GACAATAGAGATCGTGCTAGGAACTTGGAAGTGGAAATATGGCATGATATTACTTATGTATATATCAGTCTTTTACAGTGGCATGATGCAGAGGTGTGTCTTTCAAAATCCAAGGCCATCAAACCACTCTCTGCATCTAGATGTCATGCAATAG GCGTAATGTACGAAGCAAAGGGCCATTACAAAGAGGCTCTAAAATCTTATGGCAATGCTTTGGACATTGATCCTGGCCATGTCCTTAGCTTAGTCTCCAGTGCTGTAGTTCTTAAACGATGTAGTAGTCACTCAAATCCAACAGTTAAAAGCTTTTTGATGGAAGCACTACGACACGACAGATTCAATGCTTCTGCTTGGTATAATCTTGCCCTTCTTCACAAAGCTGAGGGCACAGCATCATCATTAGTTGAAGCTGCAGAATGTTTTCAAGCTGCAcattttcttgaagaatctgaACCTGTTGAACCTTTCAGATGA
- the LOC108325355 gene encoding uncharacterized protein LOC108325355 yields the protein MNTKTMRLPPRRVLTPTNKRKERDDPFDKPKPIPAPPTTKILKPDKPVDPIIATNKAVLSQPKPSNQLLAGYLAHEFLTKGTLLGQPWAPPKGKSTEDGGDEAEPTAAPPPYQRTEEERERYAEVASLLKGGGTQLPGVVNPTQLARFLHL from the coding sequence ATGAATACCAAAACGATGCGTCTTCCCCCTCGTCGTGTATTGACACCTACCAATAAGCGCAAAGAGAGAGATGACCCGTTTgacaagcccaagcccataccCGCACCACCCACCACCAAAATACTCAAGCCCGATAAGCCCGTCGACCCGATCATCGCCACCAACAAAGCCGTCTTGTCGCAGCCCAAGCCCTCTAACCAACTCTTAGCGGGCTACCTGGCCCACGAATTCCTCACCAAGGGCACCCTACTGGGCCAGCCTTGGGCCCCACCAAAAGGAAAGTCGACGGAGGACGGCGGCGACGAAGCAGAACCCACGGCGGCTCCGCCGCCGTACCAGCGGACGGAGGAGGAGCGGGAAAGGTACGCCGAGGTGGCGAGTTTATTAAAGGGTGGTGGGACCCAGCTCCCCGGCGTGGTGAACCCCACCCAACTCGCCCGTTTCTTGCACTTGTGA